In Maridesulfovibrio ferrireducens, one genomic interval encodes:
- the folD gene encoding bifunctional methylenetetrahydrofolate dehydrogenase/methenyltetrahydrofolate cyclohydrolase FolD: MIILNGKETALTIREELKIEIDSLKSEYGRAPGLAVILVGQDPASEVYVRNKKIACEKSGIISYAHHIDGGVAQQDLEDLIKTLNADDKVDGILLQLPLPKGLDSQRCLELIDPGKDVDGFHPMNVGKLMLGLPGFRSCTPAGIMTLLERYNLPTSGKKAVVVGRSNIVGKPLAMMLMQYGDFANATVTVCHSRTANLAEEVKSADFVFAAIGIPKFITKDMVKQGAVVVDVGINRTDDGLVGDCDYAALEGVASAMTPVPGGVGPMTIAQLLINTVQAFREHNA, translated from the coding sequence ATGATTATTTTAAACGGAAAAGAAACAGCACTCACTATTCGTGAAGAGCTTAAAATTGAAATAGATTCATTAAAATCAGAATACGGCAGAGCTCCCGGTCTGGCCGTCATTCTTGTTGGACAAGATCCAGCATCAGAAGTTTATGTTCGCAACAAGAAAATTGCCTGTGAAAAATCAGGGATTATCTCTTATGCACATCACATTGATGGCGGAGTAGCTCAGCAGGATCTTGAAGACCTGATCAAGACGCTCAATGCTGATGATAAGGTTGACGGCATTCTGCTCCAGCTTCCTCTCCCTAAAGGACTCGACAGCCAGCGTTGCCTAGAACTCATCGATCCCGGCAAAGATGTTGACGGTTTTCATCCAATGAATGTCGGCAAGCTCATGCTTGGATTGCCCGGTTTTCGTTCATGCACACCAGCTGGAATCATGACTCTACTGGAACGTTACAATTTACCTACTTCCGGCAAAAAAGCGGTCGTAGTGGGACGTTCAAATATCGTAGGTAAACCCCTCGCCATGATGCTGATGCAGTATGGTGATTTCGCAAACGCCACAGTGACTGTCTGTCATTCACGCACTGCGAATCTTGCGGAAGAAGTTAAGAGCGCGGATTTCGTATTCGCCGCTATCGGCATCCCTAAATTTATCACCAAAGATATGGTGAAACAGGGCGCGGTCGTTGTCGACGTAGGTATCAACCGCACTGATGACGGTCTGGTCGGTGATTGTGATTACGCTGCACTAGAAGGCGTTGCCAGCGCAATGACTCCAGTTCCCGGCGGAGTTGGACCTATGACTATCGCACAGTTGCTAATTAATACTGTTCAGGCTTTTCGGGAGCATAACGCTTAA
- the eno gene encoding phosphopyruvate hydratase yields the protein MSTIVAVWAREILDSRGNPTIEVEVVLESGATGRAAVPSGASTGTREALELRDGDEDRYGGKGVQVAVANVREEIAEALVGQDALRQVAIDNFLIDLDGTDNKERLGANAMLGVSMAVARAAANLLGIPLYQYLGGVNAKLLPVPLMNIINGGEHAPNNLDIQEFMIVPLGAETFAEALRMGSETFHALKGILAADGHNTAVGDEGGFAPNLSSHAEAFEYIIKAIEKAGYRPGHDIALAIDAAASEFYKDGKYVLKGENKEFTADELTDFYVDLCDRFPLISIEDGLAEGDWEGWEHHTEVLGERIQIVGDDVFVTNPDILAEGIERGVCNSILIKLNQIGTVTETLDTIELAKQAGYTTVVSHRSGETSDHFIADLAVGLNSGQIKSGSLCRSDRLAKYNQLLRIEEDLEDEGIYYGPALREAFFPEG from the coding sequence ATGAGCACTATCGTAGCTGTCTGGGCTAGAGAAATTCTTGATTCCAGAGGTAACCCCACAATTGAAGTAGAAGTGGTTCTTGAATCCGGCGCCACTGGCCGTGCTGCTGTTCCTTCCGGTGCATCCACCGGTACTCGCGAAGCTCTTGAACTTCGTGATGGTGATGAGGACCGTTACGGCGGAAAAGGCGTGCAGGTTGCTGTTGCCAATGTCCGTGAAGAAATCGCTGAAGCATTGGTTGGACAGGACGCACTGCGTCAGGTTGCAATTGATAACTTCCTGATTGATCTTGATGGAACCGACAACAAAGAAAGACTCGGCGCTAACGCAATGCTGGGTGTTTCCATGGCTGTTGCAAGAGCTGCTGCCAACTTGCTTGGAATTCCTCTCTATCAGTACCTTGGCGGCGTAAATGCAAAATTGCTGCCTGTTCCTTTGATGAATATCATTAATGGTGGTGAGCATGCTCCCAACAATCTTGATATTCAGGAATTCATGATTGTGCCTCTCGGCGCTGAAACTTTCGCGGAAGCTCTCCGCATGGGTTCTGAAACTTTCCACGCTTTGAAAGGTATTCTTGCTGCTGACGGTCATAACACCGCAGTAGGTGATGAAGGCGGATTCGCTCCGAATCTGAGTTCTCACGCTGAAGCTTTTGAATACATTATCAAAGCTATCGAGAAAGCTGGATACAGACCCGGTCATGACATTGCTCTCGCAATTGATGCTGCTGCTTCCGAGTTCTACAAAGACGGTAAGTACGTGCTGAAAGGCGAAAACAAAGAGTTCACAGCTGATGAATTGACTGACTTCTATGTTGACCTTTGTGATCGCTTCCCGCTTATCTCTATTGAAGACGGGCTTGCAGAAGGCGACTGGGAAGGCTGGGAACATCACACCGAAGTCCTCGGTGAACGCATTCAGATCGTAGGTGACGATGTATTCGTTACCAACCCTGATATCCTTGCTGAAGGAATCGAACGCGGTGTTTGTAACTCTATTCTGATCAAATTGAACCAGATCGGAACTGTTACTGAAACCCTCGATACCATTGAGCTTGCAAAACAGGCCGGTTACACCACCGTTGTTTCTCATCGTTCCGGTGAAACCAGTGATCACTTCATTGCTGATCTTGCTGTCGGTCTCAATTCCGGTCAGATTAAATCCGGTTCTTTGTGCCGCAGTGACAGGCTTGCAAAGTACAACCAGCTTCTTCGTATTGAAGAAGATCTCGAAGATGAAGGTATCTACTACGGACCTGCTCTTCGCGAAGCATTCTTCCCTGAAGGCTAG
- a CDS encoding type III pantothenate kinase, producing MSSETIFLFDVGNTNTKIGFSTRDEIGPSFVLPTDPGGTADSWGLRLLEICRIAGYAPEDIVGGAVSSVVPPMNPILRSAVKRFFSCDLNFCPEDIKLNIDNRYERPWEVGADRLVTAFSARCISDSENIIVVDFGTATTFDCVVGNAYMGGLICPGVLSSTKALSSGTAKLPHITLELESNVIRPGKSTADSLNQGLIFGFAAMVEGLSQRLSDTLGGEVELIATGGFASKIAEVCRAIDRVEPTLLLDGLRMGWFGIEE from the coding sequence TTGAGTTCCGAAACTATTTTTCTTTTTGACGTGGGTAATACCAATACTAAAATTGGTTTTTCGACCCGTGATGAGATCGGCCCTTCTTTTGTTTTGCCTACTGATCCCGGCGGCACTGCTGATTCATGGGGGCTTAGACTTCTTGAAATATGCCGCATAGCCGGATATGCTCCCGAGGATATTGTCGGGGGCGCTGTTTCTTCTGTTGTTCCTCCTATGAATCCCATTTTGAGATCTGCTGTTAAGAGATTTTTTTCATGCGATTTGAATTTTTGTCCTGAAGATATCAAACTGAATATTGACAATAGATATGAACGCCCGTGGGAAGTTGGTGCGGACAGGCTTGTGACGGCCTTTTCAGCCCGCTGTATAAGTGATAGCGAAAATATTATTGTAGTTGATTTCGGAACTGCAACCACATTTGATTGTGTTGTGGGTAATGCGTATATGGGTGGTTTAATTTGTCCCGGAGTATTGTCGTCTACCAAGGCGCTTTCTTCCGGAACAGCAAAACTTCCGCATATTACTCTTGAGCTTGAATCAAATGTTATCAGGCCGGGTAAAAGTACCGCTGACAGTCTTAATCAGGGGCTTATTTTCGGATTTGCCGCTATGGTTGAAGGGCTGAGTCAGCGGTTAAGTGATACTTTGGGCGGTGAGGTTGAACTCATTGCCACCGGAGGCTTTGCCTCAAAAATAGCTGAAGTTTGCCGTGCTATTGACCGTGTAGAGCCGACCCTTCTTTTGGACGGCCTTCGCATGGGCTGGTTTGGCATTGAGGAATAA
- a CDS encoding MerR family transcriptional regulator, with translation MTDKKLLSIAEISRLLEVPESTLHYWKNRFAQYLPSAGRNRQKRFKPGAVEIFSLIASMLKQGHTTEDVMAELSRKYPVNVAIEQTAYDMTQQPASTQFQQINMEPAIQMAAAMGAEISKSITEGLRGLLSNIPQLSFPSDAPISEELRCGMEKTAKDLNEQGENIQTLQEENTCLKDKLSIMEAELVRLRKDRRELEKYLLDKMKAVTK, from the coding sequence GTGACGGATAAGAAACTTCTCTCCATAGCAGAAATATCCCGCTTACTGGAAGTCCCGGAATCAACTCTTCATTACTGGAAAAACCGTTTTGCCCAATACCTGCCCAGCGCAGGAAGAAACCGGCAAAAAAGATTTAAACCTGGAGCTGTTGAAATTTTTTCACTCATAGCCTCCATGCTTAAACAAGGCCATACCACTGAAGATGTCATGGCTGAACTTTCCAGAAAATATCCGGTTAATGTTGCCATTGAACAGACTGCGTATGATATGACACAGCAACCAGCTTCCACCCAGTTTCAGCAGATCAATATGGAGCCGGCTATTCAGATGGCGGCCGCTATGGGCGCAGAGATTTCTAAATCCATCACTGAAGGGTTGAGAGGGTTACTTTCCAATATACCACAACTTTCCTTCCCTTCCGATGCGCCAATATCCGAAGAACTCCGCTGCGGAATGGAAAAGACAGCTAAAGATTTAAATGAACAGGGTGAGAACATTCAAACCCTTCAAGAAGAAAATACATGCCTCAAAGATAAGCTGTCCATAATGGAAGCTGAACTCGTCAGATTACGCAAAGACAGACGGGAACTTGAAAAGTACCTTCTTGACAAGATGAAAGCCGTAACTAAATAG
- the htpG gene encoding molecular chaperone HtpG gives MTEQTEKFEFKAEINQLLDILVHSLYTNREIFLRELVSNASDALDKMRFEINRDPALDDEIESQISISYNEEAKTITVADTGIGMTKEEVMANIGTIAHSGSAEFIKQAADTNESLDSLIGRFGVGFYSAYMVSDKVIVRTKSFKKDAPAIQWTSDGKTNYELTILDEEMTHGTSIEIFLKEDMVKRFGSEDTLKGIVSKHSNFVSFPIMIGGERVNTVTALWREPKFQIKQEQYEEFYKFLTYDPKPPISTLHFSVDAPVQFNSLLFVPEKDLDIFGMDRDNWGIDLYVRRVLIEHQNKNMLPEYLSFIKGVVDTEDLPLNISRETLQDNLLIGKIRSTMTKQVLSQLEKIAKDDPETYAKFWKAHAKIFKAGHQDFLNKDKYANLLRFDSSKSDGDTFVSFDDYIERVKDEQKEIYYAFVASREAANLNPHLEIFRNKDIEVLYLYEPIDEFVMESLREHKEFALVSAEYADLEKLDKFESAKKENEATPLSEEQAKDMDALAAKMKEVLGEQVAEVKISERLSDSPCRLISPNGAMTSSMEKIMKVMNKDSSVPTKTMEINADHPLLRSMLEIFKVNADDEFIELSSRQLLESALLLEGYLNDPHALVGRIQNLLTKAGGWYAELEKKD, from the coding sequence ATGACTGAACAGACAGAAAAATTCGAATTTAAGGCTGAGATCAACCAGCTTCTGGACATCCTGGTCCACTCTCTTTACACAAACCGCGAAATATTCCTTAGAGAACTCGTATCAAACGCATCCGATGCACTTGATAAGATGCGCTTTGAAATCAATCGCGACCCAGCTCTTGATGACGAGATTGAATCTCAGATCAGCATATCCTACAACGAAGAAGCCAAAACTATCACCGTTGCCGACACCGGAATAGGCATGACCAAAGAAGAAGTCATGGCTAACATCGGAACAATCGCTCATTCCGGCTCTGCTGAGTTTATCAAACAGGCTGCGGATACAAATGAAAGTCTGGACAGCCTTATCGGACGTTTCGGCGTAGGTTTCTACTCCGCATATATGGTTTCCGACAAAGTTATTGTCCGCACAAAATCTTTCAAAAAAGATGCTCCCGCTATTCAGTGGACTTCTGACGGCAAGACCAATTACGAACTAACCATTCTTGATGAAGAAATGACTCATGGAACATCCATTGAGATCTTCCTTAAAGAAGACATGGTTAAACGGTTCGGTTCCGAAGACACACTCAAAGGCATCGTATCCAAGCATTCCAACTTTGTATCTTTCCCCATCATGATCGGCGGAGAAAGAGTCAATACTGTAACAGCTCTCTGGCGTGAACCTAAATTCCAGATCAAGCAGGAACAGTACGAAGAATTTTATAAATTCCTCACATACGATCCCAAGCCCCCCATCAGCACACTTCACTTCTCTGTTGATGCTCCTGTGCAGTTCAACAGCCTTCTTTTCGTGCCTGAAAAAGATCTCGATATATTCGGCATGGACCGCGACAATTGGGGAATTGATCTTTATGTCCGCAGAGTTCTAATTGAACACCAGAATAAAAATATGCTTCCTGAATACCTCAGCTTCATCAAAGGAGTTGTGGATACCGAAGACCTGCCTCTGAACATTTCCCGCGAGACTCTTCAGGACAACCTGCTCATCGGTAAAATTCGTTCAACAATGACTAAGCAGGTTCTCTCCCAGCTTGAAAAAATAGCGAAAGATGATCCTGAAACATATGCAAAATTCTGGAAAGCTCATGCTAAAATATTCAAAGCCGGGCATCAGGATTTCTTAAACAAAGATAAATATGCAAACCTGCTCCGTTTTGATTCATCTAAATCAGACGGTGACACTTTTGTATCATTTGATGATTACATTGAACGCGTAAAAGACGAACAGAAAGAAATTTACTATGCGTTCGTTGCCAGCCGCGAAGCTGCCAACCTGAACCCGCATCTTGAAATCTTCCGCAACAAAGACATCGAAGTTCTGTATCTCTACGAGCCTATTGATGAATTCGTTATGGAAAGCCTCCGCGAGCACAAAGAGTTCGCGCTTGTTTCCGCTGAATACGCAGACCTTGAAAAGCTGGATAAGTTTGAATCAGCTAAAAAAGAAAACGAAGCCACTCCTCTAAGTGAAGAGCAGGCTAAAGACATGGACGCTCTTGCCGCCAAAATGAAAGAAGTTCTCGGCGAACAGGTAGCTGAAGTCAAAATATCTGAAAGACTGAGCGACAGCCCTTGCCGTCTGATCAGCCCGAACGGAGCAATGACTTCCTCCATGGAAAAAATCATGAAGGTCATGAATAAGGACAGCTCTGTCCCTACCAAGACCATGGAAATCAATGCAGACCATCCTCTGCTCCGTTCAATGCTTGAAATTTTCAAAGTGAACGCTGACGATGAATTCATTGAACTTTCATCAAGACAGCTACTGGAATCCGCTCTCCTGCTTGAAGGTTACCTCAACGACCCGCATGCACTTGTAGGCAGAATTCAAAACCTGCTGACCAAAGCCGGCGGATGGTATGCTGAGCTTGAGAAAAAAGACTAG
- a CDS encoding Hpt domain-containing protein, with protein MNLAEYSDRFDIEAALARFSGDSELLGEAIAIYKEEAVKHLKAIGEALQVGDMEKVCILAHTLKGESGAVGAIAAQQESSSLEKAAKNIDKDKINDLYRKVSEEISIAFQILPDVIE; from the coding sequence ATGAATTTAGCAGAATATTCTGACCGCTTTGACATTGAGGCTGCTTTAGCCCGATTTTCTGGAGATAGTGAACTGCTCGGTGAAGCAATCGCAATTTACAAAGAAGAAGCCGTTAAGCACCTTAAAGCTATAGGTGAAGCACTTCAAGTCGGCGATATGGAAAAAGTTTGCATTCTAGCCCATACGTTAAAAGGCGAGTCAGGAGCTGTCGGGGCAATCGCTGCCCAGCAAGAAAGTTCATCTCTAGAAAAAGCCGCTAAAAACATAGATAAAGATAAAATTAACGATCTTTACAGAAAAGTTTCGGAAGAGATTTCAATTGCTTTCCAAATATTGCCGGATGTGATCGAATAA
- a CDS encoding response regulator transcription factor, whose protein sequence is MKTILLIDDDPKMLDLLKHYLRKESVYILSAPDGEEGLELFTANAVDLVIIDIFMPNMDGIQTILEIKQKKSDSQILVISGGGEYTGLEYLKQAKALGAKEALVKPFTQEEFLKTAHKMID, encoded by the coding sequence ATGAAAACTATCCTTCTCATTGATGACGATCCAAAAATGCTGGATCTTCTCAAACACTATTTGAGAAAAGAGTCTGTATATATTCTATCCGCACCTGACGGAGAAGAAGGCTTGGAACTATTCACAGCTAATGCTGTAGACCTTGTCATAATTGACATTTTCATGCCCAATATGGATGGAATTCAGACAATACTTGAGATCAAACAAAAGAAAAGTGATAGCCAAATATTGGTAATTTCAGGAGGCGGGGAGTACACAGGGCTGGAATATCTTAAACAGGCCAAAGCTCTCGGAGCTAAAGAAGCGCTGGTAAAGCCGTTTACTCAGGAAGAATTCCTCAAAACCGCACACAAGATGATTGATTAG
- the purE gene encoding 5-(carboxyamino)imidazole ribonucleotide mutase, which yields MSAVKVAIFMGSISDRDTMQPCSDLLTKLGIPHAFTVSSAHRTPERTAKLVKDLEAEGCQIFICAAGLAAHLAGAVAAKTIKPVLGVPICGSALGGMDALLATVQMPPGFPVGTLALDKVGAKNAAWMAAQILALHDDKIAEKIYQARREFVEAVEQAAAELESA from the coding sequence ATGAGTGCAGTAAAAGTAGCAATCTTTATGGGGTCCATCTCTGACAGAGATACAATGCAGCCCTGTTCCGACTTGTTGACCAAACTTGGTATCCCGCATGCTTTCACGGTTTCTTCCGCACACCGCACACCCGAAAGGACTGCGAAACTTGTGAAGGATTTAGAAGCAGAAGGATGTCAGATTTTTATCTGCGCCGCCGGACTTGCCGCTCATCTTGCGGGAGCCGTGGCTGCTAAAACGATCAAACCCGTACTTGGAGTGCCTATTTGCGGCTCTGCTCTCGGCGGAATGGATGCGCTTCTTGCTACAGTCCAGATGCCTCCGGGATTTCCAGTCGGAACACTTGCTCTTGATAAAGTCGGAGCAAAGAATGCCGCATGGATGGCTGCTCAGATTTTGGCTTTGCATGATGATAAAATTGCTGAAAAGATTTATCAGGCTAGACGTGAATTTGTCGAAGCTGTTGAACAAGCCGCTGCTGAACTTGAATCAGCATAG
- the purD gene encoding phosphoribosylamine--glycine ligase: MKVLIVGSGGREHALAWKLGQSPKVSEIFIAPGNGGTRLEGTNVPIKDDDLPGLVKFAKENKIDLVVAGPELPLVLGIKEALSKEGIPCFGPGAYAANLEGSKAFSKMVMRDSGVPTAPFQVFDEFERAKSFVESKGAPIVIKADGLAAGKGVVVASTVEEAIETLESMMIKKEFGSAGERVVVEEALKGEEASFLAFCSGEDYALLPSAQDHKAVGEGDTGPNTGGMGAYSPAPILPREKYEETAELVIKPVLKLLADRGEPFVGILYAGLMYTPDGPSVLEYNVRFGDPECQPLLMRLDSDIAEIMLACVENRISEVEVKLKPETTICVVMAAGGYPGPYEKGMEITGFDEAEQVEGVKVFQAGTTYKDGKTLTNGGRVLGVTALGSDLAAAQVRAYEAVSKLSFKDAYFRRDIGNKGLKK, encoded by the coding sequence ATGAAAGTACTTATAGTCGGTTCAGGCGGAAGGGAACACGCGCTTGCCTGGAAGCTCGGGCAGAGTCCAAAAGTTTCTGAAATTTTTATCGCACCGGGAAACGGGGGAACTCGTCTGGAAGGTACTAACGTTCCGATCAAAGACGATGATTTACCCGGACTGGTTAAATTTGCAAAAGAAAATAAAATAGATCTCGTAGTTGCAGGGCCTGAATTGCCGCTTGTTCTGGGCATTAAAGAGGCTCTCAGCAAAGAGGGTATTCCTTGCTTCGGTCCCGGAGCATACGCAGCTAATCTTGAAGGAAGTAAAGCTTTCTCAAAAATGGTTATGCGTGATTCCGGCGTTCCTACAGCTCCGTTTCAGGTTTTTGATGAATTTGAGCGTGCTAAATCTTTTGTTGAAAGCAAAGGCGCTCCGATTGTAATAAAGGCTGACGGGTTAGCCGCAGGTAAGGGCGTTGTTGTTGCTTCAACTGTTGAAGAGGCAATTGAAACCCTTGAATCTATGATGATTAAAAAAGAGTTCGGCTCTGCCGGTGAAAGAGTTGTCGTTGAGGAAGCGCTGAAAGGCGAAGAAGCTTCTTTTCTGGCATTCTGTTCCGGTGAAGATTACGCACTTCTTCCTTCCGCTCAAGATCACAAGGCTGTGGGCGAAGGGGATACCGGGCCTAATACCGGCGGCATGGGCGCATATAGTCCTGCTCCGATTCTGCCTCGTGAAAAATATGAAGAAACAGCAGAACTGGTCATCAAGCCGGTACTCAAACTTCTGGCGGATAGAGGAGAACCTTTTGTAGGTATCCTTTACGCCGGACTTATGTATACTCCTGACGGCCCTTCAGTTCTTGAATATAATGTTCGATTCGGTGATCCTGAATGCCAGCCGTTGCTTATGCGTCTGGACAGCGATATTGCCGAGATCATGCTTGCCTGTGTTGAAAACAGAATCTCAGAAGTGGAAGTTAAGCTGAAGCCTGAAACAACCATATGCGTTGTAATGGCTGCCGGAGGCTATCCCGGACCTTATGAAAAGGGAATGGAGATTACTGGATTTGATGAAGCTGAGCAGGTTGAAGGTGTGAAGGTTTTTCAGGCCGGAACAACGTACAAAGACGGCAAAACTCTTACCAACGGCGGACGCGTACTGGGAGTAACAGCTCTCGGGTCTGATCTTGCTGCGGCACAGGTCAGAGCATACGAAGCTGTATCAAAGCTCTCCTTCAAGGATGCGTATTTCCGTCGTGACATAGGAAATAAAGGTCTTAAAAAATGA
- a CDS encoding methyl-accepting chemotaxis protein — protein MLYKTIIHMIIDALVVLILGVFLVFMPELFESGSVLPLAGLFAGGLAMILVVDFIFGARACRDCASGNEWMKCLSGGQTFEGDLETVFKNYPEAVMLGELVQDLTVKLYDAEQHLKIQKDKKRKAYRLADEARGKAEEARCKGLLSAAKTLETAVEGIRNESALLGDASVRARDGAGKQKSLLASVVSSMEQIDVSITQSASRAEAAADDAESAATQAQSGEVVLKKTISSIGSVLENSNELNGLVAGLGLQADGIGNIMNVISDIADQTNLLALNAAIEAARAGDAGRGFAVVADEVRNLAEKTMDATRDVGTEIGKIQKHVEHTIAGVDSIAGLAGEASDLASMSGEALVEIVSLAGKSSERVRKIAEEAVQQAEASNIVREAITEVHSISDETDEAMSGATESVTVLGGRISDLDDMIGVFQLVGNGKVQEVISLLAKSPDVQSRSRELQERAMRRAVRSNQFLELLYITDQSGVQTVSNISGHGQKYEEDKSSFGKNWSKRPWFSGPLEDKTLYISDVYKSAASGHNCITVSGPFLNSKGEVLGVIAADVRITV, from the coding sequence GTGCTTTATAAGACGATAATTCATATGATTATAGACGCTTTGGTTGTTCTTATTCTTGGTGTTTTTCTAGTTTTCATGCCGGAATTGTTTGAGTCTGGCAGTGTGCTGCCTTTGGCAGGTCTTTTTGCCGGCGGGTTGGCAATGATTCTTGTCGTAGATTTTATCTTCGGTGCACGGGCATGCAGAGATTGCGCATCAGGAAATGAATGGATGAAATGTTTATCCGGCGGGCAAACATTTGAAGGTGATTTAGAAACAGTTTTTAAAAATTATCCCGAAGCTGTGATGCTGGGCGAGCTTGTACAAGATTTGACTGTTAAACTTTATGATGCCGAACAACATCTTAAGATACAAAAAGATAAGAAAAGGAAAGCATATCGGCTTGCTGACGAGGCCCGTGGTAAGGCTGAAGAGGCTCGTTGTAAGGGGTTACTTTCCGCTGCAAAAACTTTGGAAACTGCTGTCGAAGGAATCCGCAATGAGTCCGCACTCCTTGGCGATGCTTCTGTTCGAGCTCGTGACGGGGCAGGAAAACAGAAGTCATTGCTGGCTTCGGTTGTATCCTCAATGGAACAGATTGATGTATCCATAACTCAGTCTGCATCACGCGCGGAAGCTGCTGCTGACGATGCTGAAAGCGCTGCAACACAGGCTCAGTCCGGTGAAGTTGTGCTTAAGAAAACAATTTCATCCATCGGATCTGTTCTTGAAAATTCAAACGAGCTTAATGGGCTTGTTGCCGGTCTAGGATTACAGGCTGACGGAATCGGAAATATTATGAATGTCATTTCTGATATTGCCGATCAGACTAATCTTCTGGCTTTGAATGCTGCAATTGAAGCTGCCAGAGCCGGTGATGCAGGGCGCGGATTCGCCGTTGTCGCGGATGAAGTCCGCAACCTTGCTGAAAAGACTATGGACGCCACCCGCGACGTTGGAACCGAAATAGGTAAAATTCAGAAACATGTTGAGCACACAATTGCCGGAGTCGATTCTATTGCAGGTCTTGCCGGGGAAGCCTCTGATTTAGCTTCCATGTCCGGTGAAGCTCTTGTTGAAATTGTTTCGCTCGCAGGTAAAAGTTCTGAAAGGGTTCGCAAAATTGCGGAGGAAGCAGTTCAGCAGGCAGAGGCCAGCAACATTGTAAGGGAAGCAATCACTGAAGTTCATTCTATTTCTGATGAAACAGATGAAGCCATGTCCGGCGCAACTGAATCCGTGACCGTTCTTGGTGGACGCATATCGGACCTTGATGATATGATAGGTGTGTTTCAGTTGGTTGGTAATGGTAAAGTTCAGGAAGTTATCAGTTTGCTTGCCAAGTCGCCGGATGTTCAGTCACGTTCCCGTGAATTACAGGAACGTGCAATGAGGAGGGCTGTGCGCAGCAATCAATTTCTTGAACTTCTGTATATTACCGATCAGAGCGGAGTTCAGACAGTCAGCAATATTTCCGGTCATGGACAGAAGTATGAAGAAGATAAGTCTTCATTCGGTAAAAATTGGTCCAAACGTCCTTGGTTTTCTGGTCCGCTTGAAGATAAGACCTTGTATATTTCTGATGTTTATAAATCCGCAGCTTCCGGACATAATTGTATCACAGTGTCCGGGCCTTTTCTTAATTCAAAAGGTGAAGTGCTGGGAGTTATTGCCGCAGATGTGCGGATTACCGTATAG